A window of the Henckelia pumila isolate YLH828 chromosome 3, ASM3356847v2, whole genome shotgun sequence genome harbors these coding sequences:
- the LOC140891597 gene encoding tetraspanin-3-like, with protein sequence MRASNHLIGLLNFLTFLLSVPILGGGIWLSSRANNTDCLKFLQWPLIIIGVSIMVVSLAGFAGACYRNTFLMYLYLWAMFFIIAALVGFIIFAYAVTDKGSGQPVMNRVYLEYYLGDYSGWLKDRVASESYWSKISSCIRDSHACRKIRRYVGGFPETPEMFYLRKLSPIESGCCKPPTSCGYVYNNETFWSDGGGLTGSDADCQRWSNDQSQLCYGCNSCKAGVLASLKKSWRKVSVINIVMLIILVIVYVVACAAFRHNKQMDNDEAFGETRMEKERPSRIHF encoded by the exons ATGAGAGCCAGCAACCACCTGATAGGCCTCCTCAACTTCCTCACTTTCTTGCTCTCAGTCCCGATCCTCGGCGGCGGGATATGGCTGAGCAGCCGCGCCAACAACACCGACTGCCTCAAGTTCCTGCAGTGGCCGCTCATCATCATCGGCGTCTCCATCATGGTGGTCTCACTCGCGGGCTTCGCCGGCGCGTGCTACCGCAACACCTTCCTCATGTACCTCTACCTGTGGGCCATGTTCTTCATCATCGCCGCCCTTGTCGGCTTCATCATCTTCGCGTATGCTGTCACGGACAAGGGATCGGGCCAACCCGTCATGAACCGGGTCTATTTGGAGTACTACTTGGGGGATTATTCGGGCTGGTTGAAGGATCGCGTGGCCAGTGAGAGCTACTGGAGTAAGATTAGCTCTTGCATTAGGGATTCGCATGCCTGTAGAAAGATCCGGAGATATGTTGGGGGTTTCCCGGAGACTCCAGAAATGTTCTATCTGAGAAAACTCAGCCCCATCGAG TCAGGATGCTGCAAACCTCCTACGTCATGCGGATATGTGTACAACAACGAGACATTTTGGAGTGACGGAGGGGGGCTAACGGGAAGTGACGCAGATTGCCAGCGATGGAGCAATGACCAGTCGCAACTTTGTTATGGCTGCAACTCGTGTAAAGCTGGCGTGCTGGCCAGCCTCAAGAAGAGCTGGCGAAAGGTCTCCGTCATCAACATCGTCATGTTGATCATACTGGTCATTGTTTATGTGGTTGCCTGTGCAGCCTTTAGGCACAACAAACAAATGGACAATGACGAAGCCTTTGGCGAGACTCGAATGGAGAAGGAAAGGCCTAGCAGAATACACTTTTAA
- the LOC140891598 gene encoding uncharacterized protein, translating to MVQMKEFRIVMPLSLEEYKVAQMYMVMKMQQQNTSGDEGVEVLDNRPFEDDELGKGQYTFKIYRLQRKAPSWLTSFAPSDALILQEEAWNAFPRCKSVIKCPYFSRFVLTIETIHKEDNGLSENAHCLSKEQLAARQVEMIDIANDTSDYWSLVIGSSDFDFSQFQSARTGRGPLLDVWQDHCNPVMTAYKLVTIDAPYWGFGSRLEQALLAGERALFLESHRNCFGWIDEWIGLSVETMRELEKQSDSSLNEKLNRPCLVEDEEDLDHM from the exons ATGGTTCAGATGAAAGAGTT TCGGATTGTGATGCCATTGTCATTGGAAGAG TATAAAGTAGCTCAGATGTATATGGTGATGAAAATGCAGCAACAGAACACCTCAGGGGATGAAGGGGTGGAGGTATTGGACAATAGACCTTTTGAAGATGATGAATTGGGAAAGGGTCAGTACACATTCAAAATCTATAGGCTACAACG CAAAGCGCCTTCTTGGTTGACCTCATTTGCTCCATCTGATGCTCTTATCTTGCAAGAAGAAGCCTGGAATGCATTCCCAAGATGCAAATCAG TTATCAAG TGCCCATATTTCTCAAGGTTTGTTCTAACTATTGAAACAATCCATAAAGAGGACAACGGGCTGTCTGAAAAT GCTCATTGTCTGTCCAAAGAGCAATTAGCTGCCAGGCAAGTAGAAATGATTGATATAGCTAATGATACAAGCGATTATTGGAGTCTCGTTATTGGAAGTAGCGATTTCGATTTTTCTCAATTCCAATCAGCAAGGACTGGCCGCGGTCCACTTTTAGATGTGTGGCAG GACCATTGTAATCCAGTTATGACAGCATACAAATTGGTTACAATAGACGCCCCATACTGGGGCTTCGGTAGTAGACTCGAACAAGCTTTACTTGCG GGCGAAAGAGCACTTTTCCTTGAAAGTCATCGCAATTGTTTCGGTTGGATCGATGAATGGATCGGGCTCTCGGTGGAAACGATGCGGGAGCTAGAGAAACAAAGCGACTCTTCCTTGAACGAG AAACTTAATCGGCCTTGTTTAGTGGAAGACGAAGAAGATTTGGATCATATGTGA